Sequence from the Fodinibius salicampi genome:
ATGAAGAAATTTTATGAGAAAACAGGTTGCCCTGTTATTGTTAACACGAGCTTCAATATACGGGGGGAGCCTATTGTTTGTACTCCGGAAAACGCATATAAATGTTTTATGGCGACAAATATTGACTGCCTAGTAATAGACAACTTTATGCTTTTAAAAGAGGAGCAACAGGAAGGCTTATTACCTGAGATAGCAAATTACAAAGATTTATTTGAATTAGACTAAACGAGATTAAACTATGCTTACACTTCCGAATAAGATTGTTTATAACACTTTAAAAAGCTTCTGGGTGGTTTTGTGTACAACGGTATTAGTACTTTCTTCTATTATTGCTGTTGCTATTACAGGTTCTTTTATCTGGCTATCTTTACTTCTGACAATCCCACTATTTGTTTTGATCGGAGTTAAATATCCAAATAAAATAGTAAAACCTTATGCATACTTTAATGCAGCACTTAGAAGAATGGTATCTCTATTGCAATATATAGTTCTGCTTATTGTGCACTACCTTTTACTTGTTCCATTGAAGTTAACTGGGGGAAAGCTGAAATTTTCTAAAAGTGATACAATGTGGGAAGTTAAAAAGGTTACCAGCTTAATCGGAGAAAAAGGGAATCAAGATGTTTCCTTAGACAGCTCTCAGAAAAGGTTCAGGTTTTATTCCATGCTGAAATGGATTATAAAAACAAAAAAATGGTGGGTTTTGGCAATCATCCCTTATCTATTTGTGCTTTCAATTTTGTCTGAACCAATAGAAGATATCGAGGCCGCCTCCGATACATACACCCTGTATTAGTACAATAATTTAGAATATAAAATTTTATGTTACGGTTAATATTAATAACACCTTTTTTTCTTCTCTCCATGGTATTGGTCTTACCAGTACTGATTATAATTTGCCCTCTTTGGTTGTTTGTTTTTTTGTGTAAAAAAGTAGACCAGTCATTAATGTTGAATGGAGTTACCAACTGGAATGAAATAATACAGTATAATTCAAAAATCGGCTGGCAACCTTATCCATCATTAAATGATGTCAAATATCAAGATCCTGTGGGAGAAATCGGAACAATTACTACCGATAGCTTGGGCTGGCCTCATAGTAAGGCAATAGAGGATAGCAATATTGTAGTATTTGGTGATTCTTTTGCATTCGGGTTTGGGTCAAAATTGGAGGATACCTATTATGGGAAGGAAAATGGTATTAATATTAAACCAATTGCAGCTCCGGGATATAATATGGTACAGGAGTTGATGCTAATGGAAGAATATCGTGAGAAGTTAGAAGGAAAATTAATCTTTTGGTTCGTTTGTCTTGAAAATGATCTTGTAGAAAATTTGAAGCCATACAATTCCAAGAATTATACTAATCCTTTTCTAAGGATTAACGGGGATGACAACTGGGAAATTGTAACTGAGCATTTACAGCCCCACAAATGGGAGTATGCTGAAGAGGCAAAGAACACACTTCATTTCGCTGAAATTTGCACTGAATCCCCATATTCTAAGAGGGTATTTTTAAGCGTACATTTTCTACTGGATAGAGCCAAAAGTATTTGTGATTCTGTTGGTGCAGAACTCGTTGTTTTTACCATTCCTGATAAAAGACAATTAAGTGGCGATGGGGTTAAGAGCTTCAAAAAACATCTGGATAAAAAAGCTAATTTTAATGCCGACTACCCAGATGATAGGTTCGGGAATATTTGCAGGGATCTGAATATTCCATTTATAGCAGGTAAATCACATTTAACGGATGAGGATTATAAGATTTATGATCCTCACTGGAATAAAAAAGGGAATAAGAAAGTCTCTCAAGTAATAAAGGACTATTATACTACGGTTTATAAAAACGGGAATAAAGAGAAGGATATTTATGTCAAAGGATAACTTGCCGTTAGTTACAATCGGAATTCCAACCTATAATCGTGCTGATGCATATCTAAAGGAAGCGCTTGAATCTGCTTTAAATCAAACCTATTCGAATATTGAAATTGTTGTATCTGATAACTGTTCAACTGATAATACCAGTGAACTTGTTAATTGCTATCAAGATTCCAGAATAAAATATTATAGGCACAACGAAAATATTGGAGCTAATAATAATTTTAACTATTGCCTGGAAAAAGCTTCTGGAGAATATTTTCTTTTGTTGCATGATGATGACAAAGTCGATAGTGATTTTGTAGAGGCATGTTTAGAGGATGTTAATTACCGAACAGATGTTGGTTTGATAAGGACCGGGGTAAGAGTGATTGATGAATTTGGAAATGAGCTGCAGTTTCGCAAAAATTTTGTAGATGCTGATACGATAGAGAAGTTTATTGAGCAATGGATGGACCAAAGAAAGGTCTCTATTTACTTATGTAGTGTACTCTATAACAGAAAGGGTTTACAGCAGATCGGAGGGTTTACATCACCCCAAAATTTATTACAGGATAATGTTGCTGAAATCAAGCTTACTGCGATGATGGGAAGGGCAGATGTCAGTCAGGTTAAAGCAAGCTTTCGTCGTCATGGAGACAATAAGGGTGGTTCGGAATCTGTACAAGAGTGGGCGATGGATTCAAATCATATTTTGCATTTGATTAAAGAGCATGTGTCAGATCAGGATTTGATCAAGAAATCTACTATAAACTTATGCGAGTGGAATTATAATCGCGTATATCGGATAAAATCTCCTTTGGTAAGATGGCGATCGTATTTAATCAATTACAAGATGTTTGATTACTATTATTCCCCCTTTAGTTATGTATATAAAAGAGATATTAGGCCGAAGCTAAGAAAAATACGTTCTTTATTTTTCAATACAGAAACCATTTAGTAATGGACAGCAAGAATAATGCGAAAGTGATAGGCCTGATACCCGCTGCAGGCATGGCTCATAGAATTTCACCTTTGCCATGTAGTAAGGAACTATTCCCTATAGGCTTTACTAGCTCAACTAGTAACAAAACGGGTACACCCAAAGTAATATCGTCTTATCTATTAGACAGTTTTAAAAAAGCAAGTGTTGACTTATGCTATATGCTTATACGCAAAGGGAAATGGGATATTCCGGAATATTTTGGTAATGGGGAAAAATTTAATATTGACTTAGCCTACGTGGTTACGGATGCCACAAATGGAGTTCCATACACATTAGATAAGGCTTACTCGTTTATAAAAAATAAAACAGTACTATTTGGCTTCCCTGATATATTATTTCAACCTGAAGATGTCTATAGCTCATTACTTAAAAGAAAAGCGGAAACCGGAGCAGATATTGTATTAAGTCTTTTTAGAACTAAGAATCCGCAAAAAGTGGATATGGTGAAAATAGATAAAGACCAAAACGTTCAAGAAATCCATATTAAGCCAGAGGAGACCAACCTCAAGTTTACATGGCTTCATGCGGTATGGTCAAATCAATTTACGCTCTTTATGCATAAATATGTTGCCAATCATAATATTAAAAATTCCTCAAAAAGAGGAAGAGAATTATTTATGGGGGAGGTTATTCAAGAAGCTATTCATGCTGGATTAAATGTTGAATCGGTGAAATTTGAGAATGGCTTTTATGTAGATATTGGTACATATGAGGATTTAGTAAAAGCAATTAATAATCAACTCATACAGTAAATAAAAATGAATATCTCCTATTATTGGGAAAGGTTGTTAAATAAGAGCTTAAAGGATGTCGTTGGTACTACTACATCGGTTAAAACCGAAGAAAAAGTAGCAGCATTGACATTTGATGATGGACCTCATCCTTCCAATACACCGCAACTCTTAGATTTATTGGAAGAATTTAATGCAAAAGCTACATTCTTTGTAATTGGAGAATTCGCCCAAGAACATCCTTTAATAATTGATCGAATAGTAAGTGAGGGACATGAACTTGGCAATCATACTTGGTCTCATAAAGACTTACCTAAAATGACCTTAGGAAAAGTTTATAAAGAAATTCAATCCTCAAGTTCTGTTATTAATACTTCATATTTTCGTCCTCCATTTGGGCATCAAAATATAAGAACCTCCCTTATAGCAAAAGTACTAGGTTATAAAATAGTAACTTGGAATTTTCACCTCGAAGATTGGGAGAATAGAGATTCTAAATGGATGTTTCAGAAATTTAAAAAAAATATTTGTCCAGGAAGCATAGTACTTTTACATGATAGAACTTTTGAAAAAGAAATAATAAATGATGACAAGACGTCATTATTTGAGGTATTAAATAAGATATTTACTACAATTGATGATTATAATTTTATAACAGTTTCAGAATTGTTAAAAGATAGGATAGAAAACAATAAATTATGGATTAAGTAAAGTATTAATTGTTTCTATGAAGAGTTCTAATTTAGCCGACATATCTTTGAGTGTAATTGTTCCTTGTTTTAATGAAGAAGATAATTTAAAGTTTCAAGTAGAAGCTTTACTTAATGAATCATGGGATGAATCGTGGGAGGTACTGCTATGTGATAATGGATCAACCGACTCTACAGTTAAAGTAATAAAGAGGTATTCAAGAAATGAAGATAAAATAAAATATGTGGATGCTTCGAAAAAGAAAGGTGTTTCGTATGCGAGAAATCGAGGTGTTGAGGAGGCCCAAGGAGAGTTAATTGCATTTATTGATGCAGATGATATAATCGCAACTGGTTGGGTACCTGCAATAGCTGAAGGCATTAGATTGCATTCCTTTGTAGCTTCAAAAAGGGATCAATTCGTTAATGATAACAAAGTGGGAAACAAAATTAATACTAAAAATCCAAGTAAAGGATTGATTCAATATAATTATGTAGATTACTTGCCTTTTTCGGGAGGTTGCGGGCTAGGTATTCGTAGAAAAATCCACGAGAAAATAGGTGGATTTGATGAAGAGCTGATTTATTGTGAAGATACTGATTATTGCTGGAGGGTTCAGCTTCAGGGAATACCTTTGATTTTTTGGCCAAAGGCATTAGTTCATGTCAGAACGCGAGAATCTACGATGGACTTATTTAGACAAGGATTAAATTGGGGGGAGTATAACGCTCTTTTATATAAGAAGTTCAAACCATATGGAATACCAAATGTAAGCTATTTAAGGGGAATTAAGCTATGGGTCAAATTATTAAGAAGAATATTTTTTTTATGGAAAAAATGGCAAAGGGATACGTTTATAAAAGGGCTTGGATATAGAATTGGAATGTTAAAAGGTAGTATAAGATTTAGGGTTTTTGCTCCCTAACCTTAATATCAACAATAACTGTTAATATTATTGTATTATTGTAAGTTTCTTTGATTGAACTGTATTTTCTGATGTAAGACGATATATATATATTCCGCTTGCTAAATTTGTTGCACTGAAAGTTATATTATGGAATCCAGCTTTTTTTTGAGTATCTACTAGAATAAGAATTTTTTTTCCTATCATATCAAATAATTCCAGACGGACATGTGAAGCTCTTGGGATTCCAAATCGTATCGTGGTTCCAGGATTAAATGGATTGGGATAATTTTGTTGTAAAACAACTTCACCAGGAATCATTTCTTGTGGGGAAGTAGTTGTAATTGAAGTATCAGCCGACCAGCTACTGGTGCCGTTACTGTTTACGGCCCGCATCTGCAAGTCGTAGGAAGTTCCCGGGCTCAGATCGGAGATAGTGAATGGATTAGTTGTACCTATGTCAATTGGGTCTCCTTCATCTAGTCGATATTCATAACTGCCGGTGTTATTAACCTCGATGTAGTAGACTTTGGCCGTAGTTTCTGTGGTGGTAACCTCATCAATAATTGGCGGACTGTCGGGAGATTGTGATTCTTGCTGTGTAGTAAAAGTAGTAGTGGAAGACCAGTCGGAATTTCCGTCAGAGTTGACAGCTCTCATCTGCAGGTCATAGGAGGTACCGGGCCTCAGGCCTTCAATGTTAAAAGGATTGGTAGTTCCAATATCGACCGGTTCATTCCCATCCAGACGGTATTCATAACTATCGGTATTATCGGTACCGGAGTAACTGACCGTAGCGGTAGTCTCGGTAGCATTGACCTTATCTATGTTAGGGGGACTGCTTGGTGGATTAGCGCTTTCCTGAGTGGTAAAAGTTGTATCAGTGGACCAGTCACTGGTACCCTCACTGTTAACAGCCCGCATTTGAAGCGTGTAAGAGGTGTTGGAGGTAAGGCCGGTTATTTCGAAGGGATTGGAGGTCCCGATATTAACTGGGTCTCCACTGTTGAGCCGGTACGCATAACTATCGGCATCGGATACGGTTGAGTAGGAAACTTCAGCCGTTGTAGTGGTGGTGTTAATATTGTCGAAAGCGGGAGGGCTTTTTGGTGGCTGGTTTTCCTGATTGGTGTTAAAGGTGGTCGTGGCTGACCAATCGCTGGTCCCATCGCTGTTGACCGATCTCATCTGGAGATCGTAGGCGGTGCCAGCACTGAGATTGGTAATTCCATAAGGATTGGTGGTTCCGATGTTAACCGGATCACCTCCGTCGAGGCGGTACTCGTAGCTATCGGCGTTGGAAATTTCACTGTATACGACCTCTGCAGAAGAGACGGTTGTGCTAACCTCATCAATAGAAGGGGGATTTGACGGAGGTTGGCCTCCGGAACCGTCATCTGTACCGTCTATTGCTATCACCCAGTCCGAACTGTTGGGGGCCATCCACGTTATTTGGCTATTGGAAATAATATTTGAAGTGATGTTTATTTCAGTATAGGGGGCAGCTCGGGTATCGACTGCCACGGCAGATTCAACGGTAACCCCCGTTAAATCCATATCAATGGAACTGGTACTTTCTTTGTAGAAAATAAGCTTATTTTTAGAAGGGGTTGACAGAGCATATCCGTCGGTTAGGCTGTTGTTGCGTTCAAAATCTACAGCAAAGCGGTCAGTCCAAAAATTGGAAAAGACTTTAAACATTCCTTTGTTGTCAAATACAGAAGAATGACTGTATTCGTCATTAATCCAAGGTCCATGGCCCCATATACTTCCAACTCCACCAACCATGGCAGACTCCCATATTGTTTTTCTGACTCTGTTGTCATCATCAAAATTTCGAGATTCCTCTTCCCCCGTATCTATTCGGAATCTATCCTCAGAAAGGTGGGGTTTGTTGGGATACTCAGTAAGCCAGTCTACCCACCTGTCATAGGCTATATTACCATTATAATTGATTGTGGCATGGTCTTCATGGCCTATATAGTCAGTTTGATTAGTCATTATACTAGATATGGGGTCATCGTTTTTATGTATTCTTCCGCCAATTATATGAGGCCATCCTAGTTTGGAATGGTAATAATTTCTCCATGTAGCAACTTCAGCCCCCGTCCAACGGTCCCAAACATCCCATCCAACTCCCATAGTCCAACCAGGTAATGGACCTAGCCTAGCTGCTACGTAGCGCTGTAGTCTTTGCATTCTTACACTGTTCCTTCCTATTTCTCCAGAGTCCATCCCTGTTATTGGGCCATGATTCCAAATATGAATAAAACCACCTTCTTCATATATTCGTTTTATAATTGATTCCATTACTTTGAAAGCTTCTGGGTCAGGAGATACATTCGAATCGGTCATATCAAGGGAACTATTGGTATATAAACCATCTTCCGCGGTAATATCCCACCAACTGTACCAGACTGGGATGTGGAAACCCTTAAATCCATGTCCCCCAATAAACTCCGTTATATCAGCATCCAATTGAGAAAGATTATTATGGTATTGATCCAGACCTTCCCCACCTCTCATTACAAGTGTTGGGATAAAGGCTTTTTCATTACCTACCCAAATCCATTTTGCATTTTGGTGATTTATAAATCCACGAGCCTGTGTAGCATTACTTTGTTCAACCACTTCAATAGAGCCCGATAATCTATTAAGTGCAGATTCGTTTGAAGAGGTATTAAAGATCCATTCACCTAGTTTTGTCCCTGAAAACCTAAATTTAAAGATATTTACCGAACCTTTGGTCCCGGTTTCCCAGTCCCAGTCACCATCATAAAACATTTCAGTGATAATTTCTTCACCACTAGAAGTATGTGTAAAAGTAACAGTTGCAATTACATCGAACGGATTACCAGAATAATCAGCGTGTTCAACTTCCCATTCTGCATAAGGATAGTATAGGGGAGTTGAATCAGGATCTTGTGCATATAGGATATCCGCTACTATAAATAATGAAAAGAAAAAATACAGGATCTTGAAGTGAGTGGATTTTTTAGACGGTTTAGATTTATAACACACAATACACCATTCGGCATGAAATTGAGTTGAAAATTTAAAAGTGATAGAATCAATTCTTTGGTGAATATATTTACCCGAAAATCGATATATTTATTATT
This genomic interval carries:
- a CDS encoding polysaccharide deacetylase family protein; amino-acid sequence: MNISYYWERLLNKSLKDVVGTTTSVKTEEKVAALTFDDGPHPSNTPQLLDLLEEFNAKATFFVIGEFAQEHPLIIDRIVSEGHELGNHTWSHKDLPKMTLGKVYKEIQSSSSVINTSYFRPPFGHQNIRTSLIAKVLGYKIVTWNFHLEDWENRDSKWMFQKFKKNICPGSIVLLHDRTFEKEIINDDKTSLFEVLNKIFTTIDDYNFITVSELLKDRIENNKLWIK
- a CDS encoding sugar phosphate nucleotidyltransferase; protein product: MDSKNNAKVIGLIPAAGMAHRISPLPCSKELFPIGFTSSTSNKTGTPKVISSYLLDSFKKASVDLCYMLIRKGKWDIPEYFGNGEKFNIDLAYVVTDATNGVPYTLDKAYSFIKNKTVLFGFPDILFQPEDVYSSLLKRKAETGADIVLSLFRTKNPQKVDMVKIDKDQNVQEIHIKPEETNLKFTWLHAVWSNQFTLFMHKYVANHNIKNSSKRGRELFMGEVIQEAIHAGLNVESVKFENGFYVDIGTYEDLVKAINNQLIQ
- a CDS encoding fibronectin type III domain-containing protein, which produces MCYKSKPSKKSTHFKILYFFFSLFIVADILYAQDPDSTPLYYPYAEWEVEHADYSGNPFDVIATVTFTHTSSGEEIITEMFYDGDWDWETGTKGSVNIFKFRFSGTKLGEWIFNTSSNESALNRLSGSIEVVEQSNATQARGFINHQNAKWIWVGNEKAFIPTLVMRGGEGLDQYHNNLSQLDADITEFIGGHGFKGFHIPVWYSWWDITAEDGLYTNSSLDMTDSNVSPDPEAFKVMESIIKRIYEEGGFIHIWNHGPITGMDSGEIGRNSVRMQRLQRYVAARLGPLPGWTMGVGWDVWDRWTGAEVATWRNYYHSKLGWPHIIGGRIHKNDDPISSIMTNQTDYIGHEDHATINYNGNIAYDRWVDWLTEYPNKPHLSEDRFRIDTGEEESRNFDDDNRVRKTIWESAMVGGVGSIWGHGPWINDEYSHSSVFDNKGMFKVFSNFWTDRFAVDFERNNSLTDGYALSTPSKNKLIFYKESTSSIDMDLTGVTVESAVAVDTRAAPYTEINITSNIISNSQITWMAPNSSDWVIAIDGTDDGSGGQPPSNPPSIDEVSTTVSSAEVVYSEISNADSYEYRLDGGDPVNIGTTNPYGITNLSAGTAYDLQMRSVNSDGTSDWSATTTFNTNQENQPPKSPPAFDNINTTTTTAEVSYSTVSDADSYAYRLNSGDPVNIGTSNPFEITGLTSNTSYTLQMRAVNSEGTSDWSTDTTFTTQESANPPSSPPNIDKVNATETTATVSYSGTDNTDSYEYRLDGNEPVDIGTTNPFNIEGLRPGTSYDLQMRAVNSDGNSDWSSTTTFTTQQESQSPDSPPIIDEVTTTETTAKVYYIEVNNTGSYEYRLDEGDPIDIGTTNPFTISDLSPGTSYDLQMRAVNSNGTSSWSADTSITTTSPQEMIPGEVVLQQNYPNPFNPGTTIRFGIPRASHVRLELFDMIGKKILILVDTQKKAGFHNITFSATNLASGIYIYRLTSENTVQSKKLTIIQ
- a CDS encoding glycosyltransferase, producing the protein MSVIVPCFNEEDNLKFQVEALLNESWDESWEVLLCDNGSTDSTVKVIKRYSRNEDKIKYVDASKKKGVSYARNRGVEEAQGELIAFIDADDIIATGWVPAIAEGIRLHSFVASKRDQFVNDNKVGNKINTKNPSKGLIQYNYVDYLPFSGGCGLGIRRKIHEKIGGFDEELIYCEDTDYCWRVQLQGIPLIFWPKALVHVRTRESTMDLFRQGLNWGEYNALLYKKFKPYGIPNVSYLRGIKLWVKLLRRIFFLWKKWQRDTFIKGLGYRIGMLKGSIRFRVFAP
- a CDS encoding glycosyltransferase family 2 protein — its product is MSKDNLPLVTIGIPTYNRADAYLKEALESALNQTYSNIEIVVSDNCSTDNTSELVNCYQDSRIKYYRHNENIGANNNFNYCLEKASGEYFLLLHDDDKVDSDFVEACLEDVNYRTDVGLIRTGVRVIDEFGNELQFRKNFVDADTIEKFIEQWMDQRKVSIYLCSVLYNRKGLQQIGGFTSPQNLLQDNVAEIKLTAMMGRADVSQVKASFRRHGDNKGGSESVQEWAMDSNHILHLIKEHVSDQDLIKKSTINLCEWNYNRVYRIKSPLVRWRSYLINYKMFDYYYSPFSYVYKRDIRPKLRKIRSLFFNTETI